One window of the Delphinus delphis chromosome 20, mDelDel1.2, whole genome shotgun sequence genome contains the following:
- the ZNF614 gene encoding LOW QUALITY PROTEIN: zinc finger protein 614 (The sequence of the model RefSeq protein was modified relative to this genomic sequence to represent the inferred CDS: inserted 1 base in 1 codon), translated as MIKVQELLTLEDVAVEFNWEEWQLLDAAQKDLYRDVMLENFNNLVSLGYQATKPESLSKMEHGKEPCIIENKIQNRTRPGIRKVDSHLPEHSQGQRFPKSLQQCSEHNAFRKSVHLSKTHLALTQNHTFDLCKKAWKSSLCLVNQKRRYEIKNPVEFNGDKKFFLHGDREQLYSGIEFPESIKHIIAKFQVFKRQRTHKIEKSQACVGSEKTCIRKSQLISQESIHIGDKLHQCDLCEKSFSRNVMFTKHQKPQTRDKPHLTSGCRKVSTVKSSPTVHQQTQTGEKSYMCSECGKGFTVRRYLIAHQRTHSGEKPYVCSECGKGFTVKSNLIVHQRTHTGEKPYVCSECAKGFTMKRYLVVHQRTHTGEKPYLCSECGKGFTVKSNLIVHQRSHTGEKSYICSECGKGFTVKRTLIIHQRTHTGEKSYLCNECGKGFTTKRTLVIHQRTHTGEKPYECNECGKAFSQKICLIQHERCHTGKTPFVCTECGKSYSHKYGLITHQRIHTGEKPYECNECGKAFTTKSVLNVHQRTHTGERPYGCSDCEKAFSHLSNLVKHKKMHIREMSRLXQVGNSFNRESQLITYD; from the exons ATGATCAAGGTCCAg GAATTACTGACACTGGAGGATGTGGCTGTGGAGTTTAACTGGGAGGAGTGGCAGCTCCTGGATGCTGCCCAGAAAGACCTATACCGGGATGTGATGTTGGAGAACTTTAACAATTTGGTGTCACTGG GGTATCAAGCTACCAAACCAGAATCACTCTCCAAGATGGAACATGGAAAAGAACCATgtataatagaaaacaaaatccagaatAGAACCCGTCCAG GAATCAGGAAAGTTGACAGTCATCTGCCAGAGCACTCTCAAGGCCAAAGATTTCCAAAGAGCCTGCAACAATGCAGTGAACACAATGCATTTAGAAAGAGTGTTCATCTGAGCAAAACTCATTTAGCCCTAACACAAAATCATACGTTTGACTTATGTAAAAAAGCTTGGAAATCAAGCTTATGTTTAGTTAACCAGAAGAGAAGATATGAAATAAAGAACCCTGTGGAGTTTAATGGAGATAAGAAATTCTTTCTACATGGTGATCGTGAACAGTTGTATTCTGGAATTGAATTTCCTGAAAGTATAAAACACATCATTGCTAAGTTCCAAGTCTTTAAGCGTCAGAGGACTCACAAAATAGAGAAATCCCAGGCCTGTGTTGGAAGTGAGAAAACATGCATCAGGAAATCTCAGCTTATTTCTCAGGAGAGCATTCATATAGGAGACAAACTCCATCAGTGTGATCTGTGTGAGAAATCCTTCTCCAGAAATGTCATGTTCACTAAACATCAGAAACCTCAAACACGAGACAAACCCCATTTAACCAGTGGATGCAGAAAAGTCTCTACTGTGAAGAGCAGTCCCACTGTACATCAGCAAACCCAAACAGGAGAGAAATCCTATATGTGCAGTGAGTGTGGAAAAGGCTTCACAGTGAGGCGCTATCTGATTGCACATCAGCGAACTCACagtggagagaaaccttatgtgtgcagtgaatgtggaaaaGGCTTCACTGTGAAGAGCAATCTCATTGTGCATCAGCGCACTCACacaggggagaaaccctatgTATGCAGTGAGTGTGCGAAAGGCTTCACCATGAAGCGCTATCTTGTTGTACACCAGCgaactcatactggagagaaaccatatttgtgcagtgaatgtgggaaaggcTTCACCGTGAAGAGTAATCTCATCGTACATCAGCGATCTCATACAGGGGAGAAATCTTACatatgcagtgaatgtgggaaaggcTTCACTGTGAAACGCACTCTCATTATACATCAGCGAACTCACACGGGAGAGAAATCTTATCTATGTAATGAATGCGGGAAAGGCTTCACCACAAAGCGCACTCTTGTTATACATCAGCGAACTCACacgggagagaaaccctatgaatgcaaCGAGTGTGGTAAAGCCTTCAGCCAGAAGATATGCCTCATACAACATGAGAGGTGTCATACAGGAAAGACGCCCTTTGTATGTACTGAGTGTGGAAAATCCTATTCCCACAAGTATGGTCTCATTacccatcagagaattcacacaggagagaaaccctatgagtgcaatgaatgtggaaaagccttcaccACGAAGTCAGTACTCAATGTACATCAAAGAACTCACACAGGAGAAAGACCATATGGATGCAGTGATTGTGAGAAAGCCTTCTCCCACTTGTCAAACCTTGTTAAACATAAGAAAATGCACATAAGAGAAATGAGTAGAT GTCAAGTTGGAAATTCCTTTAACAGAGAGTCACAGCTCATTACTTACGATTGA
- the LOC132416380 gene encoding zinc finger protein 432: protein MIQAQETLSFKDVAVDFTWEEWQLLAPPQKDLYRDVMLENYSNLLSVGYRVSKPDAMSKLERGEEPWTIEDEIHSQTCPETGNVGNRLQDDWENQRMLKGIEQYQEHNAFGNPVPQSKSHFSFRQNHDMFEFYIKTLKSHLSLVSQGQSYEIKNSTKCNGDGKSFLHGKPEEFHSSVQCPVSAKSISTKSQVIKHQGTHKAEKAHICSECGKAFVKKSQLTDHQRVHTGEKPYGCSMCAKVFSRKSRLNEHQRIHKREKSFICGDCGKVFTMKSRLIEHQRTHTGEKPYICSDCGKGFPGKRNLIVHQRNHTGEKCYICNECGKGFTGKSMLTIHQRTHTGEKPYICSECGKGFTTKHYVIIHQRNHTGEKPYICNECGKGFTMKSRLIEHQRTHTGEKPYVCNECGKGFPRKNNLIVHQRNHTVEKSYVCGECGKGFTVKSMLIIHQRTHTGEKPYICSECGKGFPLKSRLVVHQRTHTGEKPYRCSECGKGFIVNSGLMLHQRTHTGEKPYICNKCGKGFAFKSNLVVHQRTHTGEKPFTCNECGKGFTMKRYLIIHQQIHMGEKSYICSECGKGFVMETELILHQQIHTGEKPYACNECGRGFTVKSRLVVHQRTHTGEKPFVCSECGKAFSSKRNLIVHQRTHNGNKS from the exons GAAACCCTGTCATTCAAGGATGTGGCCGTGGACTTCACGTGGGAGGAGTGGCAGCTCCTGGCCCCTCCTCAGAAGGACCTGTACCGGGACGTGATGCTGGAGAACTATAGCAACCTGCTGTCCGTGG GGTATCGGGTCAGCAAACCAGATGCAATGTCCAAGTTGGAACGAGGGGAAGAACCGTGGACAATAGAAGATGAAATCCACAGTCAAACCTGTCCAG AAACTGGCAACGTTGGTAATCGTCTTCAGGATGACTGGGAAAATCAAAGAATGCTGAAAGGTATAGAACAATACCAGGAACATAATGCATTTGGAAATCCTGTTCCTCAAAGCAAAAGTCATTTCTCTTTCAGGCAAAATCATGATATGTTTGAGTTCTATATAAAAACTTTGAAATCACATTTAAGTTTAGTCAGCCAGGGCCAAAGCTATGAAATTAAGAACTCTACTAAATGTAATGGAGATGGGAAATCATTTCTGCATGGTAAGCCTGAAGAATTTCATTCTTCAGTTCAATGCCCTGTAAGTGCAAAATCCATCAGTACTAAGTCCCAAGTCATTAAGCACCAAGGAACTCACAaggcagagaaagcccacatatgcagtgaatgtgggaaagcctttgtTAAGAAGTCTCAGCTCACTGACCATCAGAGAGTTCATACAGGGGAGAAACCTTATGGATGCAGTATGTGTGCAAAAGTATTCTCCCGAAAGTCCAGGCTCAAtgaacatcagagaattcacaagAGAGAGAAATCCTTTATATGCGGTGATTGTGGAAAAGTCTTCACCATGAAGAGCCGTCTGATCGAACACCAGCgaactcacactggagagaaaccttacataTGCAGTGACTGTGGAAAAGGCTTCCCAGGGAAGCGTAACCTCATTGTACATCAGCGAAATCATACTGGAGAGAAATGCTACATATGTAATGAATGCGGAAAAGGCTTCACTGGGAAGAGCATGCTTACTATACACCAGCGAactcatacaggagagaaaccctacatctgcagtgaatgtgggaaaggcTTTACCACAAAGCATTATGTCATCATACACCAACGAAAccatacaggagagaaaccctacatatgcaatgaatgtgggaaaggTTTCACCATGAAGAGTCGTCTGATTGAACATCAGCGAACTCATACAGGAGAAAAGCCGTATGTGTGCAATGAATGTGGAAAAGGCTTTCCCAGGAAGAATAATCTGATTGTACATCAGAGAAATCATACAGTAGAGAAATCCTACGTATGTGGTGAATGTGGAAAAGGCTTCACCGTGAAGAGCATGCTCATCATACATCAACgaactcacactggagagaaaccctacatctgcagtgaatgtgggaaaggcTTCCCATTGAAGAGTCGGCTTGTTGTGCATCAGCGAACGCATACGGGTGAGAAACCTTATAGATGCAGCGAATGTGGGAAAGGCTTCATCGTGAATAGCGGACTGATGTTACATCAGCgaactcacactggagagaagccctataTATGCAATAAATGTGGAAAAGGGTTTGCCTTTAAGAGCAATCTTGTGGTACATCAGCgaactcatactggagagaaaccctttaCATGCAATGAGTGTGGAAAAGGCTTCACGATGAAACGCTATCTCATCATACACCAGCAAATTCATATGGGAGAGAAGTCCTATATatgcagtgaatgtggaaaaGGTTTTGTCATGGAAACAGAGCTCATTTTACATCAAcaaattcatactggagagaaaccttatgccTGCAATGAATGTGGCAGAGGCTTCACTGTGAAAAGTCGTCTAGTCGTTCATCAGCGAactcatacaggagagaaacctttTGTATGCAgcgaatgtggaaaagccttctcCTCAAAGAGgaatctcattgtacatcagAGAACTCATAATGGAAACAAATCTTAA